A genomic region of Sphingobacteriales bacterium contains the following coding sequences:
- a CDS encoding PadR family transcriptional regulator: MKSNNTEAQMRKGVLELCILSIIARGEMYPSDIIEEMKASHLIVVEGTLYPILMRLKNEGMLAYRWEESKSGPPRKYYRLTDTGKQLLDELKGTWAEMVKAVNHILEQEPLFSDNSTDL, from the coding sequence ATGAAAAGTAACAACACAGAAGCACAGATGCGCAAAGGCGTTTTGGAATTGTGTATTCTCTCCATTATAGCACGCGGCGAAATGTATCCTTCAGATATTATAGAAGAGATGAAGGCTTCGCACTTGATAGTGGTGGAGGGTACTTTATATCCGATATTGATGCGCCTGAAAAACGAAGGAATGTTGGCGTATCGCTGGGAGGAATCGAAGTCGGGACCTCCGCGCAAATATTATCGCCTCACAGATACCGGAAAGCAACTGCTTGATGAACTGAAAGGAACTTGGGCAGAGATGGTAAAGGCAGTGAATCATATTTTGGAGCAAGAGCCGCTTTTCTCCGACAACTCTACTGATTTGTAA
- a CDS encoding PspC domain-containing protein — MDKTISINIGGVVFHITEEAHDLLQNYFETLRKHFVNQEGSDEIMGDIEARVAEMFTDRLKKEGTQVITNSQVSNMIDIMGLPEDFDADVYEGKPFGEKTTGYTSAAAAFTSSSSSRQHAKRLFRNEDDKKIGGVCSGISAYFGIADPLWLRLIVLLLFFLSGGSVLLIYLILLVVIPPARTAADKLAMRGESINIANIEKTVKDNWSDIQNNLNSNQASSAVRRVGNIITDIVQIIATLVIKLIKWLSGFTGIVLAFTLFILLMASIIGGMISFNFLKNYIIDSPFMLIIGWISLLLAVFMPLIWLALLLARWIFNFDFHNRKKIWLGMGIAWLFALLGAGWVGTSIANQYRHSASFEESTPLSIAGNTLYLKSDSRQPYEDIEDRMKNLKMGDWAADGDLIMSDDVRIDVEKSDNGRLELHKVYTSARSYPQRCSRNSLPHCSSIRGSGFRAYHQTLFYCSSNR; from the coding sequence ATGGACAAAACCATCAGTATCAACATTGGCGGTGTAGTATTTCATATTACAGAAGAAGCCCACGATTTGCTTCAAAATTATTTTGAAACTTTGCGCAAGCACTTTGTAAATCAAGAAGGCAGCGATGAAATTATGGGCGATATTGAAGCGCGCGTAGCTGAAATGTTTACAGATAGGCTCAAAAAAGAAGGTACTCAGGTGATTACCAACTCGCAGGTAAGCAATATGATAGATATTATGGGCTTGCCTGAAGATTTTGACGCAGATGTCTATGAAGGTAAACCTTTCGGCGAAAAAACGACGGGTTACACAAGTGCGGCGGCAGCTTTTACTTCATCATCATCATCAAGGCAGCACGCGAAGCGTCTTTTTCGGAACGAGGACGACAAAAAAATCGGCGGTGTGTGTTCGGGAATAAGTGCTTATTTCGGTATAGCCGACCCGCTATGGCTGCGTCTGATAGTATTATTGTTGTTTTTCTTGTCGGGTGGCAGTGTATTGTTGATATATCTCATACTTTTGGTCGTAATACCACCTGCTCGTACTGCCGCAGATAAGCTGGCGATGCGTGGCGAAAGCATCAATATTGCTAATATTGAAAAAACCGTAAAAGACAATTGGAGCGATATTCAGAACAATCTGAACTCCAACCAAGCAAGTTCGGCGGTTCGGCGTGTGGGCAACATCATTACTGATATAGTACAAATAATAGCAACCTTAGTTATTAAATTAATAAAATGGTTGAGTGGTTTTACGGGCATTGTATTGGCATTTACACTATTTATATTATTAATGGCGAGTATTATCGGCGGAATGATAAGTTTTAATTTTTTGAAAAACTATATCATTGATTCACCTTTTATGTTGATAATCGGGTGGATAAGTTTATTACTGGCAGTTTTTATGCCTTTGATATGGTTAGCTTTGTTGTTGGCACGCTGGATATTTAATTTTGATTTTCACAACCGCAAAAAAATATGGTTAGGAATGGGCATTGCTTGGCTGTTTGCATTATTGGGAGCAGGGTGGGTAGGCACTTCTATCGCAAATCAGTACCGCCATTCAGCTTCTTTTGAAGAAAGCACCCCCTTATCTATAGCAGGGAATACGCTATATCTGAAATCCGATTCCCGCCAGCCCTACGAAGATATAGAAGACCGTATGAAAAACTTGAAAATGGGAGATTGGGCGGCAGACGGCGACCTGATTATGAGCGATGATGTACGCATAGATGTTGAAAAAAGTGATAATGGACGTTTGGAATTGCACAAAGTATATACCTCCGCGCGGAGCTACCCGCAAAGATGCTCGCGAAATAGCCTCCCGCATTGTTCATCAATACGAGGCTCAGGATTCCGTGCTTACCATCAAACCCTATTTTACTGTTCATCCAACCGATAA
- a CDS encoding DUF3078 domain-containing protein, with translation MKKIVLWACALAFGTGTLFAQDADVVKKIADLKARQTELTAKATPLNTELEAIKTKLADLEKIGWKYGGTGLLGFTMTGYNNWIVGATPNNSVVSGNLNLFADYNMDPIFWLNNGYIKLGYQKIEGQNNDDYTANLDEIYASSLFGRKFTPMLAYSALVDFRSSFENFLQPAYMTAGVGLTYRPNERFYLLFHPLTWAATICTNDDLKPGFDIDPDKSLKSSFGAKLVADYKRNLLKNLVWNSNLNVLARYNDFSNPEVTWRNLFGYQFNKYFALGFDYSIRYFKPETNANILSGIAGSNTLSKTGDETYEVKDAAGALFSTIKQDGSKFTETSAAGGVLKSVDASYFQQRYIFGITATATF, from the coding sequence ATGAAAAAAATTGTACTTTGGGCTTGTGCCCTCGCTTTTGGCACAGGTACTTTGTTTGCTCAAGATGCAGACGTAGTAAAAAAAATTGCCGATTTAAAAGCCCGCCAAACAGAACTTACTGCAAAAGCCACTCCTTTGAACACCGAATTGGAAGCCATTAAAACTAAATTGGCTGACTTAGAAAAAATCGGTTGGAAATACGGTGGTACCGGTTTGTTGGGTTTCACAATGACTGGCTACAACAACTGGATTGTAGGTGCTACACCCAATAACAGTGTCGTTTCCGGCAACCTCAATTTATTCGCCGATTACAACATGGATCCGATATTTTGGCTCAATAACGGCTATATCAAATTGGGTTATCAAAAAATTGAAGGGCAAAACAACGACGATTACACCGCTAACTTAGATGAAATTTATGCCAGCTCTTTGTTTGGTCGTAAGTTTACGCCCATGTTAGCCTATTCTGCTTTGGTGGATTTTCGCAGCAGTTTTGAAAACTTCTTGCAACCTGCCTATATGACCGCCGGTGTTGGTCTTACCTACCGCCCCAACGAAAGATTTTATTTGTTGTTTCACCCACTCACTTGGGCTGCCACTATCTGCACCAATGATGACTTGAAACCCGGCTTTGATATTGACCCCGATAAAAGCCTCAAATCTTCTTTCGGTGCCAAACTTGTCGCCGACTACAAACGCAACTTGCTCAAAAATTTAGTATGGAACTCCAACCTCAACGTTTTGGCGCGTTATAATGACTTCAGTAATCCGGAAGTTACTTGGAGAAACTTGTTTGGCTACCAATTCAATAAATATTTTGCTTTGGGTTTTGATTACAGCATTCGCTACTTCAAACCCGAAACCAATGCTAATATATTGAGTGGTATTGCCGGTAGCAACACCCTCTCCAAAACCGGCGATGAGACTTATGAAGTAAAAGATGCCGCAGGTGCTTTGTTTTCTACCATCAAACAAGACGGCTCTAAATTTACTGAAACCTCAGCAGCAGGTGGTGTGCTTAAAAGCGTAGATGCCAGCTATTTCCAACAACGTTATATCTTTGGTATTACCGCTACGGCTACTTTCTAA